In the Topomyia yanbarensis strain Yona2022 chromosome 3, ASM3024719v1, whole genome shotgun sequence genome, one interval contains:
- the LOC131689446 gene encoding uncharacterized protein LOC131689446: MSELIRCYVVVAPENTFGLRVNTLASFCLGNQQIHRIFQSLTDLPIEALVAQNSEIKSNQVTSTTVGDQAVIMEKTSITSTIVGANCVVNPKVRISNSILMDNVIVGENVTIENCIICEKSDIKSGSILRNCLIGSNYVVSVNSKKENQHLSHSEGFMEI, from the exons ATGAGTGAGCTGATTCGTTGCTACGTGGTAGTCGCACCTGAAAATACGTTTGGACTTCGGGTTAATACACTAGCCTCCTTCTGCTTGGGGAATCAGCAG ATCCATAGAATATTTCAGAGCTTAACAGATCTTCCTATAGAAGCACTTGTTGCACAAAACAGCGAAATCAAGTCAAATCAAGTTACTTCAACGACGGTCGGTGATCAGGCAGTTATAATGGAAAAGACATCTATCACATCTACAATCGTTGGAGCAAACTGCGTCGTCAACCCGAAAGTGCGAATTTCAAACAGTATTCTGATGGATAATGTCATTGTTGGTGAAAA TGTGACAATAGAAAACTGCATTATATGTGAAAAATCAGACATCAAAAGTGGTTCGATTCTGCGGAACTGTCTAATTGGATCAAATTATGTTGTATCAGTTAATTCGAAAAAAGAAAACCAACATTTGTCCCATTCGGAAGGTTTTATGGAGATATAG